One Candidatus Synechococcus calcipolaris G9 genomic window carries:
- a CDS encoding AEC family transporter: MTNALTASSPLVIWTGIGLLFCRWLPPMIPRWLGRLLYWVGVPIQIFTLVHRTDFSQLIWFSPLLAFITLVVGFVIAQLCYPLQRRWCLPQWVYFRPPVVELGLPQQEERQYQGSYLLSSILGNTGFVGLGIATPLLSSNGLAWAVFYAITQNAVGTYGLGAFLSSYYGRDQNSPWWLKFRDVLTVPTIWAFGLGLLSRSWVFAPVVSQSLDMEVAIVIPTAFILIGMRLSQLPGWQSFRMAVIPTVIKALFLPLLMTIVVYLMGLRGDPALAVVLMAGTPTAFAALILAEEYELNSDLPTASIALTTVALILVLPLWIFLFRSVFV, from the coding sequence ATGACTAATGCACTCACCGCTAGTTCGCCCCTGGTGATTTGGACAGGAATTGGCCTCCTCTTTTGCCGCTGGTTGCCGCCGATGATTCCCCGCTGGTTGGGGCGACTCCTCTACTGGGTGGGGGTACCGATACAGATTTTTACCCTGGTGCATCGAACGGATTTTTCCCAGTTAATTTGGTTCTCGCCGCTGTTAGCGTTTATTACGTTGGTGGTGGGGTTTGTGATTGCCCAGTTGTGTTACCCATTACAACGGCGGTGGTGTTTACCCCAATGGGTGTATTTTCGTCCCCCAGTAGTAGAGTTGGGCTTACCCCAGCAGGAGGAACGGCAGTATCAGGGAAGTTATTTACTCTCGTCTATTTTGGGGAATACGGGTTTTGTCGGCCTGGGTATTGCCACTCCCTTACTCTCTAGTAATGGTCTAGCCTGGGCCGTATTTTATGCCATTACCCAAAATGCGGTGGGAACCTATGGCTTAGGAGCCTTTTTATCTAGCTATTACGGCCGTGATCAGAATAGTCCCTGGTGGCTAAAATTTCGGGATGTCCTCACAGTCCCCACGATTTGGGCCTTTGGTTTGGGTTTGCTGAGTCGCTCCTGGGTGTTTGCACCGGTGGTCAGTCAGTCCCTAGATATGGAGGTGGCGATCGTGATTCCCACCGCCTTTATTTTGATTGGGATGCGCCTGAGTCAGTTACCCGGTTGGCAAAGTTTTCGCATGGCGGTTATTCCCACGGTAATCAAGGCCCTATTTTTACCTTTATTGATGACGATAGTGGTGTATCTCATGGGATTGCGGGGGGATCCAGCCCTAGCAGTGGTACTGATGGCCGGCACACCCACCGCCTTTGCTGCCCTGATTTTAGCCGAAGAATATGAACTCAATAGTGATTTGCCCACCGCCAGTATTGCCCTGACGACGGTGGCATTGATCTTAGTTTTACCCCTATGGATTTTTCTATTTCGGTCGGTGTTTGTTTAA